The Niabella beijingensis genomic interval AAAACTTTCCCTCGCTGAGTTTTATTGTCTTGCTATTACTATTTACAACTGTGCTTTGAAATGTGCCACGCACTTCCTTACCATCAAAAGACTCGACCACAATTTTTCCGGAGCCGTACTCACCCCCGGAAGTGTAAATGTCGTCATCTACCCGGTCGGATGGAGGATTCATGTCCACCCAATGGTTTATAGCATTCAATGTGCCTGAACCCGCCCCCACGCCATAAGTACCTGCTTTTTCCAGAAAGGGCTGTATTAAAAGGTCGGTACCTCCCAATTTTGTAAGGTCACTGGTGGAAAGCCGCCATCTGCCGCTAATCAGGATTACATTGCGGCCGGAACTGTTCTGATAAACGACCTGGGCTTTCAGGCCTGAGCTGCCACCCTGGTCAGTGGCTTTTTTTTCTACTCCATCCACTTTTACCGTTAAATAATACTTGCCTGCAGTATCATCAGGTTTATCGTCGCTCTTTTTACTGCAGGAAGCCAAAGCGACAAGTAATACCACACATAATAGTACTGCATTACGCTTCATCATTGTTCTTTTTATCATAGCAAATTTCAAGTTTGATACTGGTGCTTTCTCCGTTTATTCTGTCTATATTTTCATCTTTAAAGAAATTCCGGCTTTGCCTGAATCTTGATAATAAATCCAGATTCGGCCGTTTGCAGTTGCCTCTTCGCTCTTGTGATTGCCTGCTTATTTCCCGATTATTTTTCGAGGCATTGGTGGGCAGAGGTGTGGCCAGTTTAAACTTCTGCATGCTTTCCGGTCGGTACATAGACTTCATTTATTTACGGAACAATACTGCTGCACAAGCCAGTGGACCTGGGCGATCGTGGTGCACGCGGGTTATTATTTCAGTTTTATTTCCACCACTTCACCGTCTTTTTGGATTTCTACAAATTTTGTAGCCAGATCGTAATAATCATTACTATAATTTTTTTGCTGATAATAATTCACATTGCCGTAATTAGTATTGGCATGCCCGGCGTACACATCAACAGTGCCGGATACCACCTGCCCCACAGTTGTTTCCAAATAATATCTTCCGGGTTTCATATTCGGGAACGTAAATTCCCCGTTACTGTTGGTAATTGCAGTCAGACGAAATTGATAGGCTTCATTGCTTAAATAAACATACCGTAATTTTTGGAGGTTCTGCTTTTTCTTTTTCAACTCAAGGAAGTCCAGGAAATAAGGAGTTACAGGAAATAATGTCACCATTGCTTTATTAGCATAAATGCGTTTCCAGCTCCAGGATTTGCTTCCGTCTCCACTCCGGGGTTTTGTAAACGCTACGCCTTTAATGGTTGAGTTTCCGCGCCCCAAAGCGGCGCGTGCAGCAGCAGTATCAAATGGCAGCTGAGACATGATTATTGTAGTATCGTTTCTTTCCGGTTGTACGTACTGGCCTCTGGCAAAAGAAAAAATAAATAAAAAAAGAAAAAAGAACGATGCCTGTTTGACGGGTTTCACGACATAATGATTTAAAGAGTTTTTAAAAAAGATCCCTGAAACATGATTTGCCTTACGGCTCTGCTAAACGTTTTTCGACTTCCCTTACGAGAGGCAACATAAAGGTTAGCTGATTAAGCGTTTTGAACTTCAATTGTTCCCCCTTTACAATTTCACAGACAAAATTATCATAAGGCGCTATTACAAACAATCCCGGTTGTTGGCGATTTTTACTATCCCTGAAAACAGGGATTTTTTCCTGATTTTTCAGGTAGTTTTTACAGAAAATAGCCGAATTAATGAAAGAAACATTTATTTTGGGTATGATTGGGCGCACGATTCCGATATTTTTTTCTCTCCTATGCTTTTCCTTTGCAATGAAGGCACAGTTTCCGCTTGATATGAAAACTTATGCCGACAGTTTAAACCGGGTCATAAACACCACCAAAAATGATAGTGTAAAAGCGCAGGCTTATTTAAATCTGATGGCTTACTGGGCCAATGAAGATACCGCTAAAGCAAAACAAATTTTACAACAGGCAAGAACGCTTGGTGCCAGGTATCCATACATTATAGCAACATCCTACGCATCAGAAGGGTTTCTTTTTTTCAATATAGACGAGGTAAGAAGCGAAGTTGCCTATCTTAAAGCAGACAGCCTGTTAAGCAAGTTTGCCACGCCGGTTGCTTATCGTACCCGGTCCAAAATCTGGAATAATATTGCTGTGATAAGACAGCTGAACGACCGCGACAGAGACCATATCGACATAATCCTGAACAAGGCAGTCCCACTGGCCAGGCTGGCGAATGACAGCAACATGATAGCAACAGAAATAACGGCTTTAGCGGTTACGTTTATGAACCTGGAGCAATATGACAAAGCAGAAATTTACCTGAATGAAGCAATTAAAATTTTAGAGCGATTGCCCGATCAGTTTAACCGGTTGGCAGCAGCATACAACAGAGCCGGAGAAAATTTTTTGCTGTTAAAAAAATATCCGCAGGCAAAAGCCGTATTGAATCGTTTGGAGAACATTTTAGCACCTTACCCTGAATCGGAACAGTATTCGATATATTGCCTCATAAAAGGCATGTATGAACACTATCTGGGCAAATATGGCGACGCAATAAATAGTCTGGATAAAGGAATAGCCCGGGCATCAGGTACCAATAAGCAAAGAACTATCCTCGAACTGAAATTTCAAAAGACAAGAACCTTATTGGCTTTTAAAAAATACACAGCGGCAAAAAAAATCTTAACAGAATTATTGAATGATAAAGAAGCCATCGAACAGGCAAGTAACCGAGTGGAAATGTACAAGGAGCTCGCAACAGCCAACGCGGGACTTGGCAACATGCCGGAAGCCTACCAGTGGCAAAAAATGTATACCCAGTTAAGCGATAGCCTCACAGAAGTAAAACTAACCAAAGACATTAACGAACTGGAAATAAAATACCACAGTGCTGAAAATGAAAAAAAGATCATTCGTCTTGAATCTGAAAAAAAGCAGGCCGTACTCGCCGGTAAAAATAGCAGATTAACCAGCTGGCTGCTGGCGGTGGGCTGCTTCCTGTTCATCTCCATTGCCGGCTATTCAATAATACTTTACCGTAAAAACAAAAAAATTTCTGATCAGCAATTAAAAGACATTCAGCAACAACAGGAAATAAAACTGGCACAGGCGATGCTTCAGTCGCAGGAAGAAGAACGGAACAGGGTTGCCCGTGATTTACATGACGGTATCGGGAGTATGCTGGCCGCGGTAAAAATCAATCTTTCCGCTATCACTTCTGATATCGGGGAACAATACGGCCAACAAATAAAAGATGCGATGCACCAGTTGGACAATTCGGCATCCGAGCTGCGTCATATAGCACATAATATGATGCCGGATCTTTTATTGAGATACGGATTGGAGGCTGCCTTAAAAGAACTTGCCGAATCCTTTATCTCCAAACACACATCTGTTGACCTGCAATGCCTCAACATCAGTCAGGGCATCCCGTTAAGCGAACAGCTTTCCATTTACCGTATCGTACAGGAGTTATTGACCAATGCAGTGAAACACGCTGGCGCCGGTAATATCCTGCTACAATGCAGTCAGAACGAAAAAATTTTCCTAATTACAGTAGAAGACAACGGTAAAGGTTTTGACATAGAAGATGGCAGCATGCATCACGGAATGGGTATTGCCAATATTAAAAACCGGATAGCCTACCTAAATGGCACCATTGAGTATTTTCGTAAGAAAAGTCCATCAGGTACAATTGTAAATATAGAGCTTTATGTTACTATATAAAACAAAAATAGCTTTGGTTGACGATCATCCCATTGTGGTGGAGGGGTTGGAGAAAATACTGGCTACTGTAGAGCATATCGAAGTTGTCGGACATTTCTTTAACGGAAAAGATTTGCTTTCTTTTTTGGATCACCACACAGTCGACGTCATCTTGCAGGATATAACCCTGCCCGATATCAACGGAATTGAACTTTGTAAAACGATAAAGCTTCATTTTCCTAAAACTACTGTGCTCGCTCTCAGTCATCACCATAATCGTAAAATCATAATGGATATGCTAAACAGCGGTGCAAATGGTTACCTGCTCAAAAACATCTCCCGGAATGAACTAGTAGGTTGTATAAGCGCCGCGGTAAAAGGAGAAATCACCTTCAGCCAGGATGTGAAAGAGATCATCGCATCACCGCAATTATCTACGGATCAGACAGCTGTCCGCTTAACGAGCCGTGAAAAAGAAGTACTTGAACTGATCGCATCAGGTAAAACAACATTGGAAATAGCCGGGCAGCTGCATATAAGCAGGTTCACAGTAGAAAGCCACCGTAAAAACCTGTTGCAAAAATTTGAAGCAAAAAACGTTGCAGAGCTGATAAGAATAGCCACGGCCAATAGCCTTCTATGAGTATGGAGTACAATAAATAAATGAGGGGCGCTCGTCCCAAATGTTCAACTATCCGGCACCACAACGTGAATCACTTTACCTTCCTTCTGCACCTTACCTGACACCATTAACAGCCGGGGCAGCAAGATCTATTTCCGATATTTCTCAATACGGACTGAAATAAAGAGCGCACGGAATATGTTCCGGTAAAAGCCAAGGCTGGCTATATCAGGGGGTTCAATGAGGTTGTGCACTTGTCGTTGATTAAAGAATTTCGGATAAATTCACTTAGTTTCGCACGGGCACTTCTACACTAAAAAATAAAATGTTAGATTTTTACATAGTACAAGACGAGCAACCTCAGCCAGATTATCCCGAACAAGCCGGCCTGGAATTCGTTGGAGCACTAGATAATAGAACATTTGCTAATTTGCAAAGAAAAGAAGTTATCGGAATGCAATTTAATTTCTACTCCGACTTCAGATTGGATACTGAATTAATTAACCAAATCCGTCAGCATATTTTTAAGACGGATCTGCAGACCGACGATGACGTAAAGAAATTGCTCATCTTACTTGACACAGCTGAACGCAATCGCAGCGGGTTAATTGCATACGGAGATTAAAAAGTTGTCAATTATATGGCACGCGAAAATTGAATTGATAAGCCGTCCTAGTCGTTCGCCAATCCGGCGCATCAAGAGCTATCGATTCGTGCAATATAGGATTCGTAATAGGTGTCAAAAACCTTCTTATACTTTGCCTGCATTTTCGAATGGATTATATCAACATGCCTCTCCAGATCGCTCTTCTTGTGAGTACATGGGCAAGTATCAGCGATTCACTATTTTGCCGGGTTAACCAGATCCGGACCGTGCCAGTAGAGAGAATGGCTAACTAACGACCCGCCCGCCCCGGCGGGATGCGCTACCGGTATAAAACAAAAAAGCCCGGCATTGCTGCTGAGCTTCTCTTTGTTATGTCGGGACGACTAGATTCGAACTAGCGACCCCTTGCACCCCATGCAAGTGCGCTACCGGGCTGCGCTACGTCCCGATCCGAAAATCGGAGGGCGAAGATAGTGTTTTTTTTCATTTTTCCCGAACTATTCTGATCTTTTCTATATACCTGGCATTCAGTCCTATTCTTCTGATATATTAGCGACAGAAAATCAGAAATTGCACGTATCTTCGCCCCTTAATGAAAATTCTCATTAAGCAAGCGAAGATCATCGACCCAACCTCTTCTTTTAACGGGCGTACAGCAGATATCCTTATAGTAAACGGAATCATTCAATCCATTGGTAAAAATCTTTCAGCAAAAGGCGCCAGGATCTTGGAAGCAAAAGGGCTGCATGTGAGTCCCGGGTGGATGGACCTTTTTTCTGATTTTGCTGACCCGGGCTTCGAATCGCGGGAAACGCTTTTCACCGGTGCCCGCGCCGCCGCCGCCGGGGGATTCACGGATATATGCATTGTGCCCAACACGCAGCCGGCCATCGACCAGAAATCGACGATAGCTTATATAAAAGGAAAGGCAGCACAGCTTCCCGTAAGCATTCATCCGCTGGGCGCTGTCACCAGGAACACGGAGGGCCGGGAACTGGCGGAGATCTACGACATGCGGCAATCCGGGGCCGTGGCCTTTACCGATGGAAAAAATGCCATCCAGTCTTCAGATATCATGGTAAAGGCGCTGCAGTACATCCGGCCCTTCAACGGCGTATTGATCCAGTTACCGGATAATAAGGATATTCAACCCCGCGGACTGATGAATGAAGGGATCGTGTCAACCCGGCTGGGCCTGCAGGCAAAGCCTGCGATCGCGGAGGAGCTGCTGATTGCGCGGGATCTGAAACTGACCGCCTATGCCGCCTCCCGCCTGCATCTGACCGGTATCACTACTGCCGCCTCTTTAAAACTGATCAAAGAAGCACGCCAGAAGAAAACAGCAGTTACCGTTTCCGTGACCCCTGCACACCTGTTCTTCACCGAAGAGGACCTGCAGACATATGATACCAACCTGAAACTGAATCCGCCCCTGCGCACAACCGAGGACCGGAAAGCGCTGCAGAAGGGCATTACGGACGGGACCATTGACTGTATTGCCACGCACCATATCCCCTATGATACCGATCATAAAATGGTGGAGTTCGAATATGCCAAGAACGGTATGATCGGTCTGCAAACGGCTTATGCGGTGCTGAATACGGCCCTGCCCGGTGTTTCCCAGGAACGGTGGGTGGAGTTGCTCTCTGTCAATCCCCGGAAGATAATGGGGCTGGCGGTTCCAACAATTGAAGAAGGCGCTGCCGCCTCACTAACGGTTTTCGATCCGGCTCAAAAATGGGAACTGACGGCGGATGCGATCCTGTCGCAAAGCAAGAACTCGGCATTTACGGGCAAACCGCTTACCGGGAAACCGCTGGGCATTGTCCACAATCAACAGACAAATCTCTTTGAGGAAAACAGATGAAGATAAACGCAACAAGAAAGGGACTGATAACGGGAGTAGGGATGGTTCTATTGGGGCTGCTGTTGCTTTGGAAGCAGGTGCCCACAAATTCAGCGCTCCAATACCTCGTATTTTTAATTTATGGTGCAGGAATTGTATGGGCCGTGTATCCCGCAAAAAACGGTTCCTCAGTGTTTAGTGCCCTTTTCAGCAACGGATTCCGCTGTTTTGTGGTCGTTACACTGATCATGGCCATTTATACATTTGTCTTTTTTCAGTCCAACGGGGCAATGATCGAACGGGAGATACAGGCATCGAAACTGGAACGGCTGAAAACCGCGAAGGACCGCACTCCCCGCGAAATTGAAGAAGAAGCGAAAAATACCCGTAAATACTATGTTCCTATCATGGTATCACAAACCATATTTCAATACCTGCTCATCGGAGTAGTTGTAACCACTGTGGTGGCCGGAGCCTTATCTTTGTCAAAGAAAAACTAAAAATGGATATTTCTGTAGTCATACCATTATTGAATGAAGAAGAATCGTTGCCGGAGCTGGCCGCATGGATTGAAAAAGTGATGCAGGAAAACCGGTTCAGCTATGAGATCATTTTTGTGGATGACGGAAGCACCGATAGTTCCTGGCAGGTGATTGGCGCATTACGTGAAAAAAATCCCTGTGTCAAGGGCATCAAATTCCAACGCAACTATGGCAAATCAGCAGCGTTGAACGAAGCCTTCCGTGCTGCTGCAGGCGATGTGATCATCACGATGGACGCGGATCTTCAGGACAGTCCGGATGAGATCCCTGAGCTTTTCCATATGGTGAACAGTGACAAATACGACCTTGTAAGCGGCTGGAAAAAAGTGCGTTATGATAACACCCTGACAAAAAATATTCCGTCCAAATTTTTTAACGCAGTAACCCGGAAGGTATCCAAGATCAAATTAAATGATTTTAACTGCGGACTGAAAGCCTATAAGAAAAAGGTTGTAAAGAGTATTGAAGTATATGGTGAAATGCACCGCTATATTCCGGTGCTGGCCAAATGGGCCGGTTTTAAAAAGATCGGTGAAAAAGTAGTGGAACACCGCAAACGCCAGTATGGCGTCAGCAAGTTTGGATGGGACCGCTTTATTAACGGGTTCCTGGACCTGCTCTCCATCACATTCGTAGGCAGATTCTCCAAAAGACCCATGCATTTTTTCGGAGTATGGGGGATGCTCTTTTTTATCATCGGCTTTTGCTCTGCGCTCTATCTCGCATTGCAGAAACTGATCAGTCCCGACTTCTCCATTACCAACCGGCCGGGTTTTTACATTTCATTAACAGCGATCGTCATCGGGGTACAGCTGTTCATGGCCGGCTTTATCAGTGAGCTGCTGGCGCGCAATGCACCGGGCCGTAATTCTTACCTGATCGAAGAGAAGACCGGATTGGAGTAGTACAGCTGTTCATAACGTCCTGCACTTGTGATTATCTAGTACTGTTCCGCAGGGCCTTTTCCGATTTCCGATTCTCCCCTTTTTCATTTTTATTTGCATAATGCCAAAAGTGATCATCATAGGACCGGCTCACCCGCTGCGTGGCGGACTTGCAACATTCAATCACCGGCTTGCAAAAGCATTTACCGAAGAAGGATACGCCTGTGCGATCTGGTCCTTCTCACTGCAATATCCCGCTTTCCTTTTTCCCGGAAAATCGCAATATACAGACGAGCCCGCCCCGGAACACCTTGCCATCCGGACCCGCATCAACTCCGTATCTCCGGTTAACTGGCTAAGGGTTGGCAGGGAACTGGCAAAAGAAACGCCTGATATCATTGTGGTCCGTTACTGGCTGCCGTTGATGGGGCCCGCGCTGGGAACGATCCTGAGACGGGCGCGGAAAAATAAGAAAACAGCTGTTGTCTGCATCGCCGACAATATTATCCCTCATGAAAAACGTCCCGGCGATACTGCATTCACCCGGTATTTTATAAAAGCCTGTGATGCCTTTGTTACCATGAGTGAAAAGGTACTGGGCGACCTGCGGAAATTTACAGAGAAACCGGCGCTGCTGGTGCCACACCCGCTTTACGATACATTCGGGGCACCCGTTTCCAAAGCCGATGCCAGGGCGCATCTGGGACTGCCTGCCGATAGCAGGATCATTTTATTTTTTGGCTTTATCCGGAATTATAAAGGGCTGGACCTGTTGCTGGAAGCCGTTTCAATACTTAAAACGCAACAGTCAACTCCTAATGCTCAAATCTCAAACGCTACCGCCCCGGTCTCCGATCTCCAATCTCAAAACTCAGATCTCAAATTACTCATCGCCGGTGAATTTTATGAAGACCAGGAAAAATACCAGCATCAGATTGACGAACTGGGCATCCGCGATCAGCTGGTGCTACGAACGGATTTCATTCCCGACAGTGAGGTCAGGTACTACCTGTGCGCCGCCGACCTGCTGGTACAGCCCTATCGTAACGCTACGCAAAGCGGGGTTACACCACTGGCCTACTATTTTGAGAAACCAATGGTGGTGACCAATGTAGGCGGATTGCCGGCCCTGGTTCCCCATGGAAAAAGCGGGCTGGTGGCAGCTCCGGAGGCCGGGGCCATAGCGGCTGCCATTGCAGAATTTTTTAAATTAGGCGAGAACTATTTTATTCCACATCTTCGCAGCGAAAAACAAAAATACAGCTGGACCAACCTGGTCAATGCCATCGTTGATCTGGCCAATAAACCGATAAAAGATGATTCACAGAAGTAAAGCACCGTTAAGGATCGGACTGGCAGGCGGCGGAACCGATGTCAGCCCTTATTGTGATGAATTTGGGGGGGCCATTCTGAATACAACGGTTTCCCTGAATGCGAATGCCACGATCGAACGGACGGATGACGGAAAGATCTTCCTGGAAGCCATGGACCGCGATGAGACCGTGGTGTTTGACTGGCAGACCGCACTGCCGCTCGATGGACACCTTGACCTGTTGAAGGGGGTTTACAACCGCATCCAAAAAGATTATCCTTTTTCAAATGGTGGTTTCCGTCTGAGCACCTATGTGGATGCTCCGGCAGGATCGGGCCTCGGCACCTCCTCCACACTCGTGGTAGCTATAGTTGGCGCTTTTGTAGAAATGCTGCAGTTGCCGCTGGGGGAATATGACATCGCACATTACGCCTACGAAATCGAGCGCAGCGACCTCCAGCTCGCCGGCGGCCGCCAGGATCAGTATGCTGCTACCTTCGGTGGCGTTAATTATATGGAGTTCTACAGCAACGATAAAGTAATTGTAAATCCCCTGCGGATCCGTCAGCGTTACCTGGATGAACTGGAAAACAACCTCCTCCTTTATTATACTTCCACCAGCAGGGAGTCGGCGAAGATCATTATCGAACAAAGCAAGAATGTTACCGAAAAGAAAAGCCAGTCTATTGAAGCCATGCACCAGCTGAAGTACCAGGCCCAGATGATGAAGGAAGCATTGCTGAAAGGCCAGCTGGATGAAATAGGCCGCATCCTTGATATCGGCTTTGAACAAAAGCGGAGAATGGCGGCCGGCATTAATAACGACCTCATCGATACCATTTATGAAACCGCAAAAAGGAACGGGGCTTCGGGTGGCAAGATCAGCGGAGCCGGAGGCGGTGGTTTTATGATCTTTTATTGTCCCGGCAATACAAAATACCGGGTAAGGGCCAGCCTGAGCCAGTTTGGCGGCCAGTATAGAAACTATCAATTTGTAAAACATGGCTTAAAAACCTGGACCGTATAGTTATGAATAATCAAATCAAATCCCTGGTACAGGCATCGATTGATGTAAAACAGCAGGTACTGGAAAATGCAGCGCTTCTTCAAACCGTAGAACAGGTGATAGCACTCATTGTAACCGCATTCAGAAACGGCAACAGCGTATATTTCTGCGGCAATGGCGGCAGCGCAGCTGATGCGCAACACCTGGCCGCGGAGTTCAGCGGCCGTTTTTACAAGGATCGTAAAGCATTGCCTGCAGAAGCACTGCATTGCAATACATCCTACCTTACTGCAGTCGCCAATGATTACAGCTTCGACCTGATCTATTCGCGGATCATCGATGGTATCGGTAAAAAAGGAGATGTACTTATCGGGCTGAGCACCTCCGGAAACTCCCGGAATATTGTGCGGGCCTTTGAACACGCAAAAGCCAAAGGACTGATCACAGTCGGATTTACCGGAGCCACCGGCGGATTGCTGAAAACCGCCAGCGATCACCTGATCAATATTCCTTCTTCGGATACGCCGCGGATACAGGAATGTCATATGCTGTTGGGTCATACCATCTGTCAGCTGGTGGAAGCACAATATTTCGAAGAAGAAGCATAAAGATCACCGCTCACTTTTGGCACATCCGCTGCTTAAGCGATGGCAGCCATCACTTATCAATTTTTTCGCATGATTCAGAAACGCCTGGAGGGAGACTGGCAAAATGCACAGGAAGTTATTGTACTGGCCGGCGGGCTGGGCACACGGCTGCGGGAGGCAGTGCCGGATCTTCCCAAATGTATGGCGCCCGTTGCCGGGCATCCTTTTCTCTATTATGTGATCCGTTACCTGCGCGGTCAGGGCATCCAGCGTTTTATTTTCAGTCTCGGATATAAACACGAAATAATAGAAGCATACCTGCAGCAGGAATTTCCCACACTCCAGTACCAGTGCTGTGTTGAGGAAACACCATTGGGTACCGGCGGCGCTATAAAGCTGGCGCTTCAAAAAGCCGCCGGGGCCAATGTCTTTGTTGTGAACGGCGACAGTTTTTTTGCCTTTGATGCGCAGGGTCTGATCGCCCTGCACCTGCAGACGCAAGCAGATTGCACCCTGGCCTTAAAGCCTATGAAGCAGTTCGACCGGTACGGCGTGGTAACCACCAATGAGCAGCATCAGATCTTAAGTTTCAGGGAAAAGCAGTTTTATGAAAGCGGACTAATCAACGCAGGTGTATATCTGGTTCACAGGGAAGCGTTGTTGCAAAAAGACTTCCCTTCCAAATTTTCATTTGAAAAAGAATACCTGGAACGGTTTGTGACCGATGGAAAATTTTCAGGAGCCGTTTCCGACGGGTATTTTATCGACATCGGTATTCCTGAAGATTATAACCGAGCCCAGGATGATTTCCGCACATCCTCTTTTAACCTGACCGCCGTTACCAGGGAATGGACGTTGTTCCTCGACCGTGATGGTGTGATCAATGAAGAAAAACCCGACAGCTACGTATTTCACGAAGGTGAGTTTGAATTCTATCCGGGTGTGCCGGAAGCCATTCACCGGTTCACCCATTATTTCCGGCATGTGATCGTGGTTACCAACCAGCGGGGTATCGGCAAGGGTCTTATGGAAGAAAAAGCGCTGCACGGCATTCACCGGCTTCTCAGCGATGAAGTAAAAAAAAGCGGCGGCCATATACCTGCTATTTACTATGCCACAGCAGTGGACTCCCGCGATTTTTTCAGAAAGCCCAATCCCGGGATGGCGTTACAGGCTGCAGAGGATTTTCCGGATATTGACCTTACAAGATCGGTAATGGTGGGCAATAATATTTCGGATATGAAATTCGGTAGAAGTGCCGGGATGCGGACCATCTATCTTACCACTACCAATGCTCCCGAAACACTGCCTCACCCCGACATTGATCTTCAGGTCCCCGATCTGAAGACATTGGCAGAACAGCTTCGGGATCACAAATAAAGATAATAAGGCTGCAATAAGACTTTAAATTCCGGTGTATATTCATTTGCCCGGCGGATCACGATCCGTTCTTCCGTGTATTCTTTTTTCCGGCGCCCGCAGACGACCATGATACGGAACGGATCATGCAGCTCCGTTTGATGCACATAGCAAAGCGCGTTTAAATACAGCCCTGAAGAGCCCAGCAACCGCACCAGTGCTGCTTTA includes:
- a CDS encoding carboxypeptidase-like regulatory domain-containing protein: MKPVKQASFFFLFLFIFSFARGQYVQPERNDTTIIMSQLPFDTAAARAALGRGNSTIKGVAFTKPRSGDGSKSWSWKRIYANKAMVTLFPVTPYFLDFLELKKKKQNLQKLRYVYLSNEAYQFRLTAITNSNGEFTFPNMKPGRYYLETTVGQVVSGTVDVYAGHANTNYGNVNYYQQKNYSNDYYDLATKFVEIQKDGEVVEIKLK
- a CDS encoding glycosyltransferase, which encodes MPKVIIIGPAHPLRGGLATFNHRLAKAFTEEGYACAIWSFSLQYPAFLFPGKSQYTDEPAPEHLAIRTRINSVSPVNWLRVGRELAKETPDIIVVRYWLPLMGPALGTILRRARKNKKTAVVCIADNIIPHEKRPGDTAFTRYFIKACDAFVTMSEKVLGDLRKFTEKPALLVPHPLYDTFGAPVSKADARAHLGLPADSRIILFFGFIRNYKGLDLLLEAVSILKTQQSTPNAQISNATAPVSDLQSQNSDLKLLIAGEFYEDQEKYQHQIDELGIRDQLVLRTDFIPDSEVRYYLCAADLLVQPYRNATQSGVTPLAYYFEKPMVVTNVGGLPALVPHGKSGLVAAPEAGAIAAAIAEFFKLGENYFIPHLRSEKQKYSWTNLVNAIVDLANKPIKDDSQK
- a CDS encoding response regulator; translated protein: MLLYKTKIALVDDHPIVVEGLEKILATVEHIEVVGHFFNGKDLLSFLDHHTVDVILQDITLPDINGIELCKTIKLHFPKTTVLALSHHHNRKIIMDMLNSGANGYLLKNISRNELVGCISAAVKGEITFSQDVKEIIASPQLSTDQTAVRLTSREKEVLELIASGKTTLEIAGQLHISRFTVESHRKNLLQKFEAKNVAELIRIATANSLL
- a CDS encoding tetratricopeptide repeat-containing sensor histidine kinase encodes the protein MKAQFPLDMKTYADSLNRVINTTKNDSVKAQAYLNLMAYWANEDTAKAKQILQQARTLGARYPYIIATSYASEGFLFFNIDEVRSEVAYLKADSLLSKFATPVAYRTRSKIWNNIAVIRQLNDRDRDHIDIILNKAVPLARLANDSNMIATEITALAVTFMNLEQYDKAEIYLNEAIKILERLPDQFNRLAAAYNRAGENFLLLKKYPQAKAVLNRLENILAPYPESEQYSIYCLIKGMYEHYLGKYGDAINSLDKGIARASGTNKQRTILELKFQKTRTLLAFKKYTAAKKILTELLNDKEAIEQASNRVEMYKELATANAGLGNMPEAYQWQKMYTQLSDSLTEVKLTKDINELEIKYHSAENEKKIIRLESEKKQAVLAGKNSRLTSWLLAVGCFLFISIAGYSIILYRKNKKISDQQLKDIQQQQEIKLAQAMLQSQEEERNRVARDLHDGIGSMLAAVKINLSAITSDIGEQYGQQIKDAMHQLDNSASELRHIAHNMMPDLLLRYGLEAALKELAESFISKHTSVDLQCLNISQGIPLSEQLSIYRIVQELLTNAVKHAGAGNILLQCSQNEKIFLITVEDNGKGFDIEDGSMHHGMGIANIKNRIAYLNGTIEYFRKKSPSGTIVNIELYVTI
- a CDS encoding DUF4199 family protein, with protein sequence MKINATRKGLITGVGMVLLGLLLLWKQVPTNSALQYLVFLIYGAGIVWAVYPAKNGSSVFSALFSNGFRCFVVVTLIMAIYTFVFFQSNGAMIEREIQASKLERLKTAKDRTPREIEEEAKNTRKYYVPIMVSQTIFQYLLIGVVVTTVVAGALSLSKKN
- a CDS encoding dehydrogenase, with amino-acid sequence MIHRSKAPLRIGLAGGGTDVSPYCDEFGGAILNTTVSLNANATIERTDDGKIFLEAMDRDETVVFDWQTALPLDGHLDLLKGVYNRIQKDYPFSNGGFRLSTYVDAPAGSGLGTSSTLVVAIVGAFVEMLQLPLGEYDIAHYAYEIERSDLQLAGGRQDQYAATFGGVNYMEFYSNDKVIVNPLRIRQRYLDELENNLLLYYTSTSRESAKIIIEQSKNVTEKKSQSIEAMHQLKYQAQMMKEALLKGQLDEIGRILDIGFEQKRRMAAGINNDLIDTIYETAKRNGASGGKISGAGGGGFMIFYCPGNTKYRVRASLSQFGGQYRNYQFVKHGLKTWTV
- a CDS encoding dihydroorotase; its protein translation is MKILIKQAKIIDPTSSFNGRTADILIVNGIIQSIGKNLSAKGARILEAKGLHVSPGWMDLFSDFADPGFESRETLFTGARAAAAGGFTDICIVPNTQPAIDQKSTIAYIKGKAAQLPVSIHPLGAVTRNTEGRELAEIYDMRQSGAVAFTDGKNAIQSSDIMVKALQYIRPFNGVLIQLPDNKDIQPRGLMNEGIVSTRLGLQAKPAIAEELLIARDLKLTAYAASRLHLTGITTAASLKLIKEARQKKTAVTVSVTPAHLFFTEEDLQTYDTNLKLNPPLRTTEDRKALQKGITDGTIDCIATHHIPYDTDHKMVEFEYAKNGMIGLQTAYAVLNTALPGVSQERWVELLSVNPRKIMGLAVPTIEEGAAASLTVFDPAQKWELTADAILSQSKNSAFTGKPLTGKPLGIVHNQQTNLFEENR
- a CDS encoding glycosyltransferase family 2 protein yields the protein MDISVVIPLLNEEESLPELAAWIEKVMQENRFSYEIIFVDDGSTDSSWQVIGALREKNPCVKGIKFQRNYGKSAALNEAFRAAAGDVIITMDADLQDSPDEIPELFHMVNSDKYDLVSGWKKVRYDNTLTKNIPSKFFNAVTRKVSKIKLNDFNCGLKAYKKKVVKSIEVYGEMHRYIPVLAKWAGFKKIGEKVVEHRKRQYGVSKFGWDRFINGFLDLLSITFVGRFSKRPMHFFGVWGMLFFIIGFCSALYLALQKLISPDFSITNRPGFYISLTAIVIGVQLFMAGFISELLARNAPGRNSYLIEEKTGLE